In Paludisphaera rhizosphaerae, one DNA window encodes the following:
- a CDS encoding prolyl oligopeptidase family serine peptidase yields MSRTASTPARILSPPWVAFKEHLAGPAILAGYAEGVPGRGRRNLQAHSAREVHDPEAEQLPGSMGRAVAAASSAVYDPEEESVDLRKPATFRSLEMAVWSCRVVLFTVLAALAAPASAWQAAKKEQQPYRPTQAERAEIEAKIGDLTRAIEAAAVAKDEDALADVEIARKAAVWTLKFNEFFEARDVARTLKVLDKGLARAKDLAEGRKPWTQASGTTVRGYRSKVDGSIQPYAVVVPAKRPTGKSRLDVVLHGRNATISEVRFFDSQDGKAAPNDQEGIILHVYGRGNNAYRWAGESDVFEAMDAVRRNYSIDEDKIVLRGFSMGGAGAWHLALHHPSRWSSAEAGAGFTETIRYAKLVDPSETTRKLLRIYDPVDYARNAFDVPIAGYGGENDPQAQGSLNILEALQSQGVPMKTEGLVTVAEGPDFRRIVGKGMGHAVDKESARLLKAFHDDRIPRGAVKPANRIRFITYTLKFPRVDWLTIHRLGEHYAPATLDADLKDGVATVRTANVAALAVDRKVADRLSLDGRDFSLAGVSDQALFRKAPGGWKALDQAEAKVVLANSAREKAPGVQGPIDDAFTTSFLCVRGTGKPADPRVQTWADARLKTFADEWERWMRGTLTIKDDVALTEEDVKNNNLILFGDPGSNSWIKKLAPDLGLSWTPTELKLRGKTYPAAGHAPALIQVNPRNPLRYVVVNSGTSFGEKEYKGTNALLYPHAADYSVYRVGSGEERIVEGFFDESWK; encoded by the coding sequence CGGAAGGCGTTCCGGGGAGGGGTCGAAGGAATCTCCAGGCCCACAGCGCTCGTGAGGTCCACGATCCGGAGGCCGAGCAGCTTCCGGGATCGATGGGGCGGGCCGTCGCGGCGGCGTCCTCGGCGGTTTATGATCCCGAAGAGGAATCCGTCGATCTCCGAAAGCCCGCGACATTCAGGAGCCTTGAAATGGCCGTATGGTCGTGCCGCGTCGTTCTGTTCACCGTGCTGGCAGCCCTTGCCGCACCCGCCTCCGCCTGGCAGGCCGCCAAGAAGGAACAGCAGCCTTACCGCCCCACCCAGGCCGAACGCGCGGAGATCGAGGCGAAGATCGGCGACCTGACCCGCGCGATCGAGGCGGCTGCAGTCGCGAAGGATGAGGACGCGCTCGCGGACGTCGAGATCGCCCGCAAGGCCGCTGTCTGGACGCTCAAGTTCAACGAGTTCTTCGAGGCTCGCGACGTCGCGCGCACGTTGAAGGTGCTCGACAAGGGGTTGGCCCGGGCGAAGGATCTGGCCGAGGGCCGCAAGCCCTGGACCCAGGCGTCGGGCACGACCGTCCGAGGCTACCGCTCGAAGGTGGACGGGTCGATTCAGCCCTACGCGGTCGTCGTGCCGGCGAAGAGGCCGACCGGAAAGTCACGGCTTGACGTCGTGCTCCACGGCCGCAACGCGACGATCAGCGAGGTCCGCTTCTTCGACTCCCAGGACGGCAAAGCCGCCCCGAACGATCAGGAAGGGATCATTCTGCACGTCTACGGTCGAGGCAACAACGCCTACCGCTGGGCCGGCGAATCGGACGTCTTTGAAGCCATGGACGCCGTCCGCCGCAATTACTCGATCGACGAGGACAAGATCGTGCTGAGGGGCTTCTCGATGGGAGGGGCCGGGGCCTGGCACCTGGCGCTCCACCACCCCAGCCGTTGGTCGTCGGCCGAGGCTGGCGCCGGATTCACGGAGACGATCCGTTACGCCAAGCTCGTCGATCCCTCGGAGACGACTCGCAAGCTGTTGCGGATCTATGACCCCGTCGACTACGCCCGGAACGCCTTCGACGTTCCAATCGCCGGCTACGGCGGTGAGAACGACCCCCAGGCGCAGGGGTCGCTGAACATCCTGGAAGCCCTGCAGAGCCAGGGCGTGCCAATGAAGACCGAGGGCCTGGTCACCGTCGCGGAAGGGCCCGATTTTCGCCGGATCGTCGGCAAGGGGATGGGCCACGCCGTCGACAAGGAGAGCGCCCGGCTCCTGAAGGCGTTCCACGACGACCGCATCCCGCGCGGGGCTGTCAAACCGGCGAATCGAATCCGGTTCATCACCTACACACTGAAATTCCCCCGCGTCGACTGGCTGACGATCCACCGCCTCGGCGAGCACTACGCCCCCGCCACCCTCGACGCCGATCTGAAGGACGGCGTCGCGACCGTCCGGACCGCGAACGTCGCCGCGCTGGCCGTGGATCGTAAGGTCGCCGATCGGCTCAGCCTCGACGGCCGCGATTTCTCGTTGGCGGGAGTCTCGGACCAGGCTCTGTTCCGCAAAGCGCCAGGAGGCTGGAAAGCGCTCGACCAGGCCGAGGCGAAGGTGGTTCTTGCGAACTCGGCCCGCGAAAAAGCGCCCGGCGTTCAGGGGCCGATCGACGACGCCTTCACGACGTCCTTCCTGTGCGTCCGAGGAACCGGCAAGCCCGCCGATCCCCGCGTCCAGACCTGGGCCGACGCCCGCTTGAAGACCTTCGCCGATGAGTGGGAACGCTGGATGCGCGGGACTCTCACGATCAAGGACGACGTCGCCCTGACCGAGGAAGACGTCAAGAACAACAACCTCATTCTGTTCGGAGACCCAGGCTCGAACTCCTGGATCAAGAAACTGGCGCCCGACCTTGGCCTGTCCTGGACGCCGACAGAGTTGAAGCTCCGAGGCAAGACGTATCCCGCCGCCGGCCACGCCCCAGCCCTGATCCAGGTCAACCCGAGGAACCCGCTTCGCTACGTGGTGGTCAACTCCGGGACGAGCTTCGGCGAGAAGGAGTACAAGGGAACGAACGCCCTGCTCTACCCGCACGCAGCGGACTACAGCGTCTATCGCGTCGGCTCTGGCGAGGAGCGCATCGTTGAAGGATTCTTCGATGAGTCCTGGAAGTGA
- a CDS encoding amidohydrolase family protein — protein MIDVNVSLSQWPFRRLPCDQPEALVARLRSLRVTEAWAGNFDAMLHRDFAAVNARTAEICRAHGDGLLRPIGAIDPTLPDWREDLRRCQEVHRMPGVRLHPNYHGYGLDNPAFAELLDEAGHRGLIVQIAMKMDDDRHLHPLLKNLPTTDAAPLIPLLARPSRPRIVLLNGLKNLTGQPLRKLLEAGDVWVDIAMLEGMEGLKRLVAQIGPDRLLYGSHAPFFYPEASELKFRESALPPEHARSIRQDNARRVLPAP, from the coding sequence ATGATCGACGTCAACGTCTCGCTCTCCCAGTGGCCTTTTCGACGCCTCCCCTGCGATCAGCCTGAGGCCCTCGTCGCCCGGCTGCGGAGCCTCAGAGTGACCGAGGCCTGGGCCGGCAATTTCGACGCGATGCTCCATCGCGACTTCGCCGCCGTCAACGCACGCACGGCCGAGATTTGCCGGGCTCACGGCGACGGGCTCCTCCGTCCGATCGGCGCGATCGACCCGACGCTCCCCGATTGGCGTGAGGATCTTCGGCGCTGCCAGGAAGTCCACAGGATGCCCGGCGTCCGGCTGCATCCCAACTACCACGGCTATGGGCTTGATAACCCGGCCTTCGCCGAATTGCTCGACGAGGCCGGCCATCGGGGCCTGATCGTCCAGATTGCCATGAAAATGGACGACGATCGGCACTTGCACCCGTTGCTCAAGAACCTCCCGACGACCGACGCCGCCCCCCTGATCCCGCTGCTGGCTCGTCCCAGCCGACCCAGGATCGTCCTGCTGAACGGCCTCAAGAACCTGACCGGTCAACCGCTTCGCAAACTGCTGGAGGCAGGGGACGTCTGGGTCGACATCGCGATGCTCGAAGGCATGGAAGGCCTCAAGCGCCTCGTCGCCCAGATCGGGCCCGACCGGCTCCTGTACGGCTCGCACGCCCCGTTTTTCTACCCCGAGGCGTCCGAGCTAAAGTTCAGGGAGTCCGCGTTGCCGCCTGAGCACGCCAGGTCGATCCGGCAGGACAACGCACGCCGCGTCCTGCCGGCTCCCTGA
- a CDS encoding amidohydrolase family protein, translating to MIWDLHTHLAGTGEKTPEESMARLIVAADRMGIDRLVVFMGDPWSYDPSPADLTRQNDQVLRALDHWHHRAFGFVYVSPKHVEASLREIDRCVRDGPMVGLKLWVAERCDSAAADELVRRAQALKAVIFQHTWVKAQGNLPGESTPMDLAALAARHPDATIICGHTGGQWEIGVRAVRPYPNVAVDLGGGDPTAGMVETAVRELGAERVLYGSDAPGRSFASQLGKVMGADVTEADRKLILGENLRRLLLPILRAKGIEK from the coding sequence TTGATCTGGGACCTTCACACGCACCTCGCCGGCACGGGCGAGAAGACGCCCGAGGAGTCGATGGCCCGGCTGATCGTGGCCGCCGATCGGATGGGGATCGACCGCCTGGTCGTCTTCATGGGCGATCCCTGGTCGTACGACCCCTCGCCGGCCGACCTGACGCGACAGAACGACCAGGTGCTCCGGGCCCTCGACCACTGGCATCACCGCGCTTTCGGATTCGTCTACGTGAGCCCGAAGCACGTGGAGGCCAGCCTCCGCGAGATCGACCGTTGCGTCCGCGACGGGCCGATGGTCGGCCTGAAATTGTGGGTCGCCGAGCGCTGCGATTCTGCGGCGGCCGACGAGTTGGTCCGTCGCGCTCAGGCGCTCAAGGCGGTGATCTTCCAGCACACCTGGGTCAAGGCTCAGGGAAACCTTCCCGGCGAGTCGACGCCGATGGACCTGGCCGCCCTGGCGGCGAGGCACCCCGACGCGACCATCATCTGCGGCCACACCGGGGGCCAATGGGAGATCGGCGTCCGCGCCGTTCGTCCCTACCCGAACGTGGCCGTCGACCTCGGCGGCGGCGACCCGACGGCCGGGATGGTCGAGACGGCCGTCCGCGAACTGGGCGCTGAGCGGGTTCTCTACGGCAGCGACGCCCCCGGGAGGAGCTTCGCGTCTCAGCTTGGTAAGGTCATGGGCGCCGACGTGACCGAGGCCGACCGCAAGCTCATCCTCGGCGAGAACCTGCGCCGGCTGCTGCTGCCGATCCTCCGGGCCAAGGGCATCGAGAAATGA
- a CDS encoding PVC-type heme-binding CxxCH protein — protein MNRTLPVGLALLALLTLGADDPLPRFEAKPPAEALKSFQALGGFRLDLLAAEPLVMDPVAAAYDEDGRLYVVEMTDYPHVDAAKDKPFADNQDPPIGRVRILIDDDGDGDFDRSEIFADKLSWPTGLAVWKGGVFVAATPDVWYLKDHDGDLKAEERRKVLTGFRKFNVQAVMNNLQWGLDHRIYGAGSSNGGDIRIPESPKEAGVTLGRHDFRYDPASKQFEVVSGGARFGNTFDDWGDRFLCDIRNPAEHVVLPARYLARNPFLPTPKVLNDAAEAGDAISLFRVSPPEPWRELRARRWTEVGKAMPRSELVAGGSLTSSSGLTFYRGDAYPDAYRGNLFLGEVANNLVHRMAVEPDGVTFRARRADEKAEFIASTDTWFRPVNFVNAPDGTLHVLDMYRETIEHPWSIPEDILSRLDLRSGEDRGRIYRLTPPSFQRRETPRLSGASIDELVRLLEHPNGWHRETAHRLIYERQDHVAVAPLKRLLRESKDARGRLHALYSLDGLTELENGDLQTALGDESPHVREHAVLLAEPRLAGSKSLRDAVLRLADDPAPRVRFQVAFTLGEIQGDGVAQALATIARRDAGDVWIRTAVLSSATADPAGLFDRLHDEQAFSASVEGASLLRSLALVVGARGHEDEIGRVLAALSRRERNDAAVDVALGLGDGLSRNRRKLSDLKGLPPASAEWLSGLFNSAATIAPDDSSEAVRRTQAAAVLGQADYDRASRALAPLLGPNQPSALQSAAAKALGGFDRPEVAGLLLGPWKGYTPGLRNDVVGLLLGRRSWIGPLLDAVQAGTVAPGQIPPTRRTALVNDRESTIRSRAATLFAGETVGPRATAIAAYKPALATPGNADRGRVVFERECLACHKLGTRGYAVGPNLAGVRRRTAEEILVNILDPNREVSPEFLEYVVAIDDGRVATGLVASESPTGVTLRGREAAEQTILRRNVAELSSTGKSLMPEGLEKTVAPAEMADLIAFLLRIQD, from the coding sequence ATGAACCGAACGCTCCCCGTGGGCCTCGCGCTGCTGGCGCTCTTGACGCTCGGAGCCGACGACCCGCTGCCGCGTTTCGAAGCGAAGCCTCCCGCCGAGGCGCTGAAATCGTTCCAGGCGCTCGGCGGCTTTCGGCTCGACTTGCTGGCCGCCGAGCCGCTGGTGATGGATCCCGTCGCCGCGGCCTACGACGAGGACGGACGGCTCTACGTCGTGGAGATGACCGACTACCCCCACGTCGACGCCGCCAAGGACAAGCCGTTCGCCGATAACCAGGACCCGCCGATCGGCCGCGTGCGCATCCTCATCGACGACGACGGCGACGGCGATTTCGACCGCAGCGAGATCTTCGCCGACAAGCTCTCCTGGCCGACGGGCCTCGCCGTCTGGAAGGGGGGCGTGTTCGTCGCCGCGACGCCCGACGTCTGGTATCTCAAGGACCACGACGGCGACCTGAAGGCCGAGGAGCGTCGCAAGGTTCTGACGGGCTTCCGGAAGTTCAACGTCCAGGCCGTGATGAACAACCTCCAGTGGGGCCTCGATCATCGGATCTACGGGGCGGGGTCGAGCAACGGGGGGGATATTCGCATCCCGGAATCCCCCAAGGAGGCCGGCGTCACGCTCGGCCGCCACGACTTCCGATATGATCCCGCGTCCAAGCAGTTCGAGGTCGTCTCCGGCGGGGCGCGGTTCGGCAACACCTTCGACGACTGGGGCGACCGCTTCCTCTGCGACATTCGCAACCCGGCCGAACACGTGGTCCTGCCGGCTCGCTATCTCGCCCGCAACCCATTCCTGCCGACGCCGAAGGTCCTGAACGATGCGGCCGAGGCCGGCGACGCAATCTCGCTGTTCCGAGTCAGCCCGCCCGAACCCTGGCGCGAGCTGCGCGCCCGGCGCTGGACGGAGGTCGGCAAGGCCATGCCTCGCAGCGAGCTCGTCGCCGGCGGCAGCCTGACGTCGTCGAGCGGTCTGACCTTCTACCGGGGCGACGCCTATCCGGACGCCTATCGCGGGAACCTCTTCCTGGGCGAGGTCGCCAACAATCTCGTGCACCGGATGGCGGTCGAACCGGACGGCGTGACATTCCGCGCACGTCGCGCCGACGAAAAGGCCGAGTTCATCGCCTCGACCGACACCTGGTTCCGCCCCGTCAACTTCGTCAACGCCCCCGACGGTACGCTCCACGTCCTCGACATGTACCGCGAGACGATCGAACATCCCTGGTCGATCCCCGAGGACATTCTGTCGAGGCTCGACCTTCGCAGCGGCGAGGATCGGGGCCGGATCTACCGCCTGACTCCTCCCAGCTTCCAGCGCCGCGAAACGCCTCGGCTGAGCGGTGCGTCCATCGACGAGTTGGTCCGCCTGCTTGAGCATCCCAACGGCTGGCATCGTGAGACGGCCCACCGGCTGATCTACGAACGCCAGGACCACGTCGCCGTCGCCCCCTTGAAACGACTCCTGCGGGAATCGAAAGACGCTCGCGGCCGGCTGCACGCCCTCTACTCGCTCGACGGCCTGACGGAGTTGGAAAACGGAGACCTCCAAACGGCGCTCGGCGACGAGTCGCCGCACGTCCGGGAGCACGCCGTTCTGCTGGCTGAACCCCGGCTCGCCGGATCAAAGAGTCTTCGCGATGCGGTCCTGCGCCTGGCCGACGATCCAGCGCCGCGCGTTCGGTTCCAGGTCGCCTTTACGCTAGGGGAGATTCAGGGCGACGGCGTCGCGCAGGCCCTGGCGACAATCGCTCGGAGGGATGCGGGCGACGTCTGGATCCGAACGGCCGTCCTCAGCTCGGCGACGGCTGATCCGGCCGGTTTGTTCGATCGGCTGCATGACGAGCAAGCCTTCTCAGCGAGCGTCGAAGGGGCCTCGTTGCTCCGCTCGCTCGCCCTGGTGGTCGGTGCGAGGGGACATGAGGACGAGATCGGCCGAGTCCTCGCGGCGCTCTCCAGGAGAGAGCGAAACGACGCAGCGGTTGATGTCGCGCTAGGGCTGGGCGACGGGCTGTCGCGCAATCGTCGGAAGCTCTCCGACCTCAAGGGCCTGCCCCCGGCTTCAGCCGAGTGGCTCTCAGGCCTGTTCAACTCGGCGGCGACCATCGCGCCGGACGACTCGTCCGAGGCGGTTCGGCGAACGCAGGCCGCGGCCGTGCTGGGCCAGGCGGACTATGACCGAGCTTCCCGGGCTCTGGCACCCCTGCTGGGCCCGAATCAGCCTTCGGCGCTGCAATCGGCCGCGGCGAAGGCCCTGGGTGGATTTGATCGACCCGAAGTCGCCGGGTTGTTGCTGGGTCCGTGGAAGGGCTACACGCCGGGGCTGCGGAACGACGTCGTGGGGTTGCTGCTCGGTCGCCGGTCCTGGATCGGGCCGCTGCTCGATGCCGTCCAGGCGGGGACCGTCGCCCCGGGTCAGATCCCGCCGACGCGTCGAACCGCATTGGTCAACGACCGCGAGTCGACGATCCGCTCACGAGCCGCGACGCTGTTCGCCGGCGAGACGGTCGGCCCTCGCGCGACGGCGATCGCCGCTTACAAGCCGGCCCTGGCGACGCCCGGGAATGCCGATCGCGGCCGGGTCGTCTTCGAACGCGAGTGCCTGGCCTGCCACAAGCTGGGAACGCGCGGCTATGCGGTTGGGCCGAACCTCGCCGGTGTCCGCCGCCGGACGGCCGAGGAGATCCTGGTGAACATCCTGGACCCCAACCGCGAAGTCTCGCCGGAGTTCCTCGAGTACGTCGTGGCGATCGACGACGGCCGCGTCGCGACGGGGCTGGTGGCATCGGAGTCGCCGACAGGCGTCACGCTCCGCGGTCGTGAAGCCGCCGAGCAGACCATCCTCCGGCGCAACGTGGCCGAGCTCTCCAGCACGGGGAAATCCCTGATGCCGGAAGGGCTGGAGAAGACCGTCGCACCGGCGGAGATGGCCGATCTGATCGCCTTCCTGCTGCGGATCCAGGATTGA
- a CDS encoding CPBP family intramembrane glutamic endopeptidase, which yields MQFPGTGGILFLAFLLLLLPLAAWRTSRRLRGGSAGSGPPVSRVLYWRSAVVTQLFLFVLAFMVGSTFHFSIFKAPPSGPTPWLWGIVALAVCLGIRQVGRWSRTEEERKKLAVYQRSPRTRVEAAWFIAAVVCASVAEEAAYRGVGWQLLSYSTGSVWASAGILSAAFALAHWNQGWKSGVTIAALAATFHGLVALTGTLVIAMIAHAAYDFVAGYLINRQARAYDREAETEPQQGEERGDER from the coding sequence GTGCAATTCCCTGGGACGGGCGGAATCCTGTTTCTGGCGTTCCTGCTCCTTCTTCTGCCCCTGGCGGCCTGGCGGACCAGCCGCAGGCTGCGCGGTGGGAGTGCAGGCTCAGGGCCGCCGGTCAGCCGCGTGCTCTACTGGCGAAGCGCCGTTGTCACGCAGCTCTTCCTGTTCGTCCTGGCTTTCATGGTTGGGTCGACGTTCCACTTCTCCATTTTCAAGGCGCCCCCGTCCGGCCCTACCCCCTGGCTTTGGGGGATTGTTGCGCTGGCCGTTTGCCTGGGCATTCGACAGGTCGGACGGTGGTCCCGGACGGAGGAAGAGCGGAAAAAGCTGGCCGTCTACCAACGAAGCCCGCGGACGAGGGTGGAAGCGGCCTGGTTCATCGCCGCGGTCGTTTGCGCGAGCGTCGCGGAAGAGGCGGCCTATCGAGGCGTCGGCTGGCAGTTGCTCTCCTATTCGACCGGCAGCGTCTGGGCTTCGGCGGGCATCCTCTCCGCGGCGTTCGCACTCGCTCACTGGAATCAGGGCTGGAAGAGCGGGGTTACCATCGCGGCGCTGGCGGCGACCTTCCACGGTCTCGTCGCCCTGACCGGCACGCTCGTCATCGCCATGATCGCCCACGCGGCCTATGACTTCGTGGCAGGCTACCTGATCAATCGACAGGCGAGAGCCTACGACCGAGAGGCTGAGACCGAACCTCAACAGGGCGAGGAGCGCGGGGACGAACGATAA